From one Dermacentor silvarum isolate Dsil-2018 chromosome 3, BIME_Dsil_1.4, whole genome shotgun sequence genomic stretch:
- the LOC125943981 gene encoding uncharacterized protein LOC125943981: MSSSARAGSAAASGRGNRSSVAPPTLPSGGTMKECLFLHCDVSGRPYRLEDFRDPLQELGVLKDVTGIGPFQMTHVWLIKLRTPEAKGVLVNAGGLEVKGRFCAVIDPVQQDITLKVHWVPLHITGEALKRTFDHYGEVKEVRQEDWKVRGFEQAESTTRIVRMTLREDLTPDALPHLFKIFGGSVLVVVPGRAPIYLRCRRKGHIRRDCRVPRCAQCREFGHEAQDCVRTYARVTGSKQPEDEGLELMEEEVTEKLTASLETQAEQVASDAEKVATPSASTQDDTAGRKQRQRRMQEEVRTPPAPEDADHGRDELNVAMVAEPDTPYETPDETATEEPATPSKRHRRDAPHEETQGEGVQRLEPQWMEVRSTRAKKGKYAPAKRSASLTREGEATQ; the protein is encoded by the coding sequence ATGTCGAGCTCTGCAAGAGCAGGTTCAGCGGCCGCGTCTGGCCGTGGTAATAGGTCTTCTGTCGCCCCACCGACTTTGCCATCAGGAGGAACTATGAAGGAGTGTTTGTTTTTACACTGTGACGTGAGCGGGAGACCATACCGCCTCGAAGACTTCCGTGACCCACTGCAAGAGCTGGGTGTACTGAAAGACGTGACTGGTATAGGGCCCTTCCAAATGACGCATGTGTGGCTGATCAAGCTAAGAACGCCAGAGGCAAAGGGAGTGCTGGTTAACGCGGGTGGCTTGGAGGTCAAAGGGCGTTTTTGCGCCGTCATTGACCCTGTACAGCAAGACATCACACTCAAAGTGCACTGGGTGCCATTGCACATTACCGGGGAAGCACTGAAGAGGACTTTCGACCACTATGGCGAAGTGAAAGAAGTACGACAAGAGGATTGGAAGGTGAGAGGTTTTGAACAAGCCGAGTCCACTACGCGTATTGTGCGGATGACGCTCCGAGAGGATTTAACACCGGACGCTTTGCCCCATTTGTTCAAGATCTTTGGTGGTTCAGTGCTCGTCGTCGTTCCCGGCAGAGCTCCAATTTACCTTCGTTGTCGACGCAAAGGACACATTAGGCGAGACTGCAGAGTGCCAAGATGTGCTCAGTGCCGGGAATTCGGCCATGAAGCACAAGACTGTGTGCGTACATATGCAAGAGTTACTGGCAGCAAGCAACCTGAAGACGAGGGTCTCGAATTGATGGAGGAAGAGGTAACGGAGAAGCTGACAGCGTCCTTAGAAACGCAGGCTGAACAGGTGGCTAGTGACGCGGAAAAGGTGGCAACGCCATCCGCGTCGACACAGGACGACActgcaggaagaaagcagaggCAAAGAAGAATGCAGGAAGAAGTGAGGACACCTCCTGCACCCGAAGACGCGGATCATGGGCGTGACGAGTTGAACGTGGCGATGGTCGCGGAGCCAGATACACCATATGAGACGCCTGATGAGACGGCCACTGAGGAGCCTGCTACGCCTTCCAAACGGCATCGACGTGATGCTCCACATGAGGAGACGCAGGGGGAAGGTGTTCAACGCCTGGAGCCGCAGTGGATGGAGGTCCGGTCGACCCGGGCCAAGAAAGGAAAGTACGCCCCAGCGAAAAGGTCAGCGTCGCTCACCCGAGAAGGGGAGGCGACGCAGTGA